cagacgctgcctcacttctgcccagggagcagcgtgaccaaaagtggcaacaggtggaaaaacgctcctttatataatcgccaAAACACCACAAGGtttcgaattatattcaagttaaACCGCCAaaagtttgagcctaagctaggctaaaggtaggttattgtttgggatatgggggatcctaagtcctcATCCGCATGATGACCCCCGTTTGGGGCACAGCATCCAATCATTCAAAAAACAACAAGGACTAACCGTTTCGTTTGAACACTTGCCTCTGcctcttaagggcctcttccggtttcaggccttccttcagataacgctggtaccatttagcacctgcgccaaaGAGACCTGCCTCCTTCCTGATGTctaatatatttatctcagacatgcttttgcttgtccctgccTTCTAAGCaatggtctttgttggttgttgccCTTGCAGTATGCCAAtgttcaccttggatccactgcttgacgttccACCTTCActtttcttgggtgtaatcacctggctcttatTATTTCGGCGATGCGGgatcccgcttgtttggttttaattcccacgagtatggggattAGGAGGTCGCCGTGCCATTGCTCTCCGTAGCACAGTAAGGTCTaagttactcactgaggcgaccaggtgtcagtgaggctccgttcgaatacagtcagtgacCCCCGACTATAAActgtccaatgggcacggttcgcatgacaccctggattgggggaggtgtttttcgactccccagtctagatccgtagggttttgttaatagtagtgtcaccttgtacagggtgtggctatcaccactgaCTAACGGTCTTGATAGATGAGAGGCTTGGCCCATGGAAAGCCATacatcgccctagaggagagacagctcaccctcaaaGAGAGGTAGGTTGGTCTGACGGACCtgataatttcgtggaggagatgctgaagtctgcagcaaattggagtgcgataaatgCAACAGcaactgcgatacaggaaaagctgtaggaactggaacgagcccGGAAATCGCGACGGACTAGTGACTTAGTTGAGCTGGTGCGAACCAGAGTCcttctcgcgaagtaatacttcacggtgcgTACTGCGGGGATGTGGGCCCTTCCAGATCATTTGTAAATTTGTGAGAATCGAGtaatgtgaagtatctttaTATTCGAATCCGATTTTATCTGTACTTTttaattattgaatttatttaatataaatttgGAACTGTTCAGGTGGAATGGTTTCAATAAAACCGTGAAATAGATTCATAGTAGTAAAATGCAGTGGTCATCAAATATGGACTGTTAATGTTATTTCCGTAACAATATGAATATAAAAAGGAGAGTATCTACGTTGGTGAGGTTTTGCATTTGTCATCATTATCATTTTATATGGTCAAATACTAATTTGTCTAATCGGTTACATCAAAGCGTAGATGTTATCTAACACACCAGTCAAAAATTcactttcttttcaaatgtaTTTCCCAAAAGATGATAACAAATGTGGACaagatttaaaaaaagaaaaaatacatgtcaaaaccagaaaaatgttggaaattaaaacaaaaaagaaaagatgtgCAGTGAAGGTCcgagaaaaaatcaagaagctaaaATGAGTGAACGTAAAGTCTAGCTAATGGGGACCATATATAAGACATATAACACATGATAACACACCgcaaaaatttcttaaaagtgGTAACCACAAATTTTAGATTCAAATCCAAGAAATTGAACTTCACACAGATAAAACCGGCTAATGAAAGTGGGAAACCCAAGGGAAAGAAATGCCTTGAATTCACTGAATTGGATAATAGTTGATGTGACACAATTTAGgataaattaatgaaaattagaTGGATATGATATAATAGAGTGCGTGTGGTATTAAATTTTCTTGGGTGCGCcggttgaaaagaaattttccgaaaaatacAAAAGATTGATAAATTGCAGAGGCCGAGGGAAACAAGGTTGCAAattgatatgtaaatgaagAATGGGTGTCTTTACCGGAACCAAAATTAGATGTTTGTTGGGACCGTGATAACATTTCTGGTGAACTGTTTCGTGTCTTTAATGCCTGGATTACTGTTCCGCATGAATTTTGCTCCAAAGATATATTTATCTACTTTCAGAAGGCAGAAACTGAAAAGTAGATAACATGACTGAAACTGCAAGTTGTAATATAAATCCACCAAATATTGGCTGTAATTTAATGAATTACGAGTTTCTGTGGACAATTAATTAACAACCGGAGCGTAaagaattttaataagatttttatAAGGCACCTGTGGTGCTCTGTTGGTGTGCAGCAACAAAAAAAGATTGATTAAATTTGGCGGTAGCCATCACCTAGTGTGATTTTTATACCTATTCCGACAGGCGGTTCCAGTGTCGACTGTGGGCAACAATAAAACCATATTTATAGATTgcataaatattttatattaagTTAATTAACATAATTGCTTAAAATTACATACAGACTACATTTACAGCGTAAAATACTTGTAAATTGATTCCTAGTTATATCAAAAGTCCTAGCTTAAGAACTGGCCGTTTTTTTTATCGTTTTTGTTGGAACCTGCCGTCGACTATCTGAAGGTTTCGACTCGCGCTTAAACACATTGCTGAACAAATTGGAGAAGTCATTCCCATATAGATCTCCACTGTTAACTCCTAAGTTGCTGTATTCTAAACCTCCCAAGGAATAAGGACTTGCATTGAAAGATGCCGTTGCTGGGGCAGCGGGAGTTTGGTAGTTGTAACCTTGAATACCTTGATTTGTAAGGAGTTGGGAGGAACTAGCACCTAAAGTGGCAAAATCACCAGCACTTGAAAGAAAAGTTTGGGGTTGTGCCGCTCCGAATCCAGAGTTGTAGGTATATGCAATGTTATTCCCAATAGAATGTCCTTCAGCAAAAGGTACTGAGCTGGTCATAGAGAAGTCTGCACTGCTCGAGAAGAGTTGTTTAGGAGATTTGGTTGCAAATTGAGAAGCAGTAGGGATTGGAGGCAGCGGAGGAGCTGCTGGAATTGACGGAAATGCTGGTGCAGAAGCAATGGTGCCAGACACTTGAATAGACTGAATTGGCTGAGGAGTCGGGGCAAAGTAATTATCCGCGGCTGGAGTTAGAAGTTTGCTAGATTGCCGTAGGAACGATGGAGTTGGCAAGGTCAATGTCGGAGCTACAGGTTTGAGCCGAGTTGAGGCAACTGATGCTTGCTGGTTGGAGGAACTGGATGGAATTGCCTTGGTGTAAAGATGCTGTAAGCGATGAGAGCGATGTGCTGAGCGCCCACCAAACGCAttcggttttgcaccgaaggAATTGAATTGTTGCTGGTACTGAGGCTGCTGAAATTGGAAAGGCTGGAAGCTTCGAGTATAATCCACTGGTTGCTGGTATTGAAATCCTGATCCAAACTGCTGTTGAGAATATTGTCCAGCATTAAACCTATTACTGCCCAGTGTTAATGGTGCATTGTAGAACTGTTGATTTTGTAATCCTGAGTATCCAGAGGGGAGTTGGAAGTGTTGTTGAGGAGCACTTGGATAATACAAAAGAGAATTGCCATAACTTTCACATTTCACATTCACCAGAACTATCGAGTACGCGATAATCCAAAGAAATTTCTAAAGGAgagcaaaagtgaaaaaaagatattatttGAATTCACCAATAAAATCATCTGAACGCAAATCGCGATTATTCTATACCTTCATCGTTTATCCAAAATTTATTCGCCGGAAGTAAAATCAAAACTAaaccccaaccgaaaaatcgtagACTTTTATATGTCGATAAGAAAACCTCTTTTTTCGGAAGCTGTTTTTATGTGTGCACTTGTCGAGATGACCGAAGTGGATTCGTATCTGTTGATGATATCAGTTACCGCATCGCACATAACACAGACACAGACACAACTGGATC
The DNA window shown above is from Hermetia illucens chromosome 5, iHerIll2.2.curated.20191125, whole genome shotgun sequence and carries:
- the LOC119658383 gene encoding uncharacterized protein LOC119658383, encoding MKKFLWIIAYSIVLVNVKCESYGNSLLYYPSAPQQHFQLPSGYSGLQNQQFYNAPLTLGSNRFNAGQYSQQQFGSGFQYQQPVDYTRSFQPFQFQQPQYQQQFNSFGAKPNAFGGRSAHRSHRLQHLYTKAIPSSSSNQQASVASTRLKPVAPTLTLPTPSFLRQSSKLLTPAADNYFAPTPQPIQSIQVSGTIASAPAFPSIPAAPPLPPIPTASQFATKSPKQLFSSSADFSMTSSVPFAEGHSIGNNIAYTYNSGFGAAQPQTFLSSAGDFATLGASSSQLLTNQGIQGYNYQTPAAPATASFNASPYSLGGLEYSNLGVNSGDLYGNDFSNLFSNVFKRESKPSDSRRQVPTKTIKKTASS